One window of Microcoleus vaginatus PCC 9802 genomic DNA carries:
- a CDS encoding sterol desaturase family protein: MLPEIVKGFIVLAGIFIPLERILSLHKQKIFRLGWATDATYFFTGHFIGRSGAIVVTVILSLITNLVNPELQSKVASQPVWLQLAEAVIVSDMAYYFAHRLLHEVPWLWQFHAVHHSIEHMDWLAAVRVHPCEQIFTQICKIMPLYWLGFTQESLVVYALYSAALAFLIHSNIKLKFGILKWFVATPQFHHWHHSKIPQINTKNFAVQLPLLDLLFGTMYMPAKKMPHKYGISDSLPAGYVGQIFFPFLRMMKNAR, encoded by the coding sequence ATGTTACCTGAAATTGTCAAAGGCTTCATCGTCTTAGCGGGCATCTTCATTCCCCTCGAAAGAATCTTATCCTTGCACAAGCAAAAGATATTCCGTCTCGGATGGGCAACCGATGCTACTTATTTTTTTACAGGTCACTTTATTGGCAGATCAGGCGCTATTGTTGTGACTGTAATTTTGTCGCTGATAACTAATTTAGTCAACCCGGAATTGCAAAGCAAAGTAGCCTCTCAACCTGTCTGGTTGCAGTTGGCAGAAGCAGTTATCGTTTCCGATATGGCATATTATTTCGCTCACCGGCTGCTGCATGAAGTACCCTGGCTTTGGCAATTTCATGCAGTCCATCACAGCATTGAACACATGGATTGGTTAGCAGCAGTGCGGGTGCATCCCTGCGAGCAAATTTTTACTCAGATTTGCAAAATTATGCCTCTTTACTGGTTGGGATTTACTCAGGAGAGTTTGGTAGTTTATGCTCTTTATTCGGCGGCGCTCGCTTTCTTGATTCATTCTAATATTAAATTAAAATTTGGCATCCTAAAATGGTTCGTAGCAACCCCACAATTTCATCACTGGCATCACAGTAAAATTCCCCAAATCAACACCAAAAACTTTGCTGTTCAGTTGCCACTGTTAGATTTGCTATTTGGCACTATGTATATGCCAGCGAAAAAAATGCCTCATAAATATGGAATCTCTGATTCTCTACCTGCTGGATATGTCGGACAAATATTCTTTCC
- a CDS encoding general secretion pathway protein GspH: MQLKKNPQLDALNKQAVSRTTKQLKTNPQLDALNKQAPSSEKNIPPNKKSKSCVGTLLRITFIYVPVVLIFAANTLLLSSGCGGKAKRSEAKQYVNAMNRAQQAIYAEDGTFSKSMDGLGLGIKTQTTNYKYSIIATKNAAFSYGVSIRETKDITSYVGAVFLVPVSKAANKEKTTVSILCEANSPGNTQPSAPILKNGNPVCGAGSRDVLK; this comes from the coding sequence ATGCAGCTTAAAAAAAATCCTCAACTCGATGCACTCAACAAACAAGCAGTATCGAGAACAACCAAGCAGCTTAAGACAAACCCTCAACTCGATGCACTTAACAAACAAGCGCCATCTTCAGAAAAAAACATTCCCCCTAACAAAAAAAGTAAATCTTGTGTAGGAACTTTACTGAGGATCACTTTTATTTATGTTCCTGTGGTCCTGATATTTGCTGCGAACACCCTCCTTCTTTCTAGCGGTTGTGGTGGCAAGGCGAAGCGATCAGAAGCTAAACAATATGTTAACGCAATGAACAGAGCTCAACAAGCAATATACGCCGAGGATGGTACATTTTCTAAGTCCATGGATGGCCTGGGTCTCGGCATTAAAACTCAGACAACAAACTATAAATATTCAATCATCGCTACAAAAAATGCTGCGTTTAGTTATGGAGTATCCATCAGGGAAACTAAGGATATTACTAGCTATGTCGGGGCTGTATTTTTAGTACCTGTTTCCAAAGCAGCTAACAAAGAGAAGACTACTGTATCCATTCTGTGTGAAGCAAATTCTCCTGGAAATACCCAACCGTCTGCTCCTATCCTTAAGAATGGTAATCCTGTCTGCGGTGCTGGTAGTAGGGACGTGCTTAAGTAA
- a CDS encoding molecular chaperone Tir, with translation MPRSLRVREECIRAVKSCLLRNGFPSQKILAEDLGMAQSTVSHFLNGKPVDYANFIEICRGLGQEWRDIADFEANSEPEEVVLVRAKVAIVFEGFPSDRFANANARSTSNTTLSQQLHQALSAGGHEVFFINNSSDSASYLKRCDYLLLLISQESAASEMILEQVQLAKELHNLTVHKPAILPILLELNTPLSFDLLSYLAGIQPWLWRGVGDSFKLLSKILTLIKEGRTSLTADHELAVEWKVITSTKQSIVQPLPAAPPELPGGQVEIASRFYIDRPPIESRCYETIAQPGALIRIKAPRQMGKTSLMARILHHAEQQGSRTVALSFQLANRKIFANSDTFLQWFCASIGQELGMLEQLPKCWELADLIGSNQCCKAYFEQYLLSESSRPLTLGLDESDRLFESPEIADDFFGLLRALHEEAKRRDIWKKFRLIVVHSTEVYIPLDVNKSPFNVGLPIDLPEFNSQQVQDLAARHGLNWNDGEVVELMGLVEGHPYLVRLAIYHISRQDVSLNQLVKSAGTEAAIYSDHLRRHLWNLEKYSELMEAMREVVSVSQPVRLRSEWGFKLNSMGLVKLEGNNYIPRCRLYEEYFRDRLNGK, from the coding sequence ATGCCACGATCGCTAAGGGTGCGCGAAGAGTGCATTCGCGCAGTTAAATCCTGTCTCTTGAGAAATGGCTTTCCCAGTCAGAAAATCTTGGCTGAGGATTTAGGGATGGCGCAATCTACTGTCAGCCATTTTCTGAATGGCAAACCTGTGGATTATGCCAATTTCATCGAAATTTGTCGCGGATTGGGGCAGGAATGGCGCGATATAGCCGATTTTGAGGCTAATTCAGAGCCAGAGGAGGTAGTGCTGGTGAGGGCAAAAGTGGCGATCGTCTTCGAGGGCTTTCCTTCGGATCGCTTCGCTAACGCCAACGCCCGATCGACCTCAAACACCACCCTTTCTCAGCAGTTACACCAAGCTTTGAGTGCGGGAGGCCACGAAGTCTTTTTTATTAACAACAGCAGCGACTCAGCCTCATATTTAAAGCGTTGCGATTATTTGCTGTTGCTGATTTCCCAAGAATCGGCCGCTAGCGAAATGATATTGGAACAAGTGCAGCTAGCCAAAGAATTGCACAATTTAACTGTTCATAAACCCGCAATCTTACCGATTTTACTTGAATTAAATACACCGCTTTCTTTTGATTTACTGAGCTATTTAGCAGGAATTCAGCCCTGGCTGTGGCGCGGTGTTGGCGACTCATTTAAGTTATTATCAAAAATTTTAACGCTTATCAAAGAAGGTCGCACATCGTTAACTGCCGACCATGAATTGGCTGTAGAATGGAAAGTAATTACTAGCACTAAACAGTCAATAGTTCAACCCCTGCCAGCAGCGCCGCCAGAATTGCCGGGAGGACAAGTTGAAATAGCTTCTCGTTTTTATATCGATCGCCCTCCGATCGAATCCCGCTGTTACGAGACGATCGCCCAACCGGGAGCGCTGATCCGCATAAAAGCGCCCAGACAAATGGGCAAAACTTCCTTGATGGCGAGGATTTTGCATCATGCAGAACAGCAAGGTTCTCGCACAGTAGCGCTGAGTTTTCAGCTAGCCAATAGGAAAATATTCGCTAATTCAGATACATTTTTGCAGTGGTTTTGTGCTAGCATCGGTCAAGAGTTAGGAATGCTGGAGCAGTTGCCCAAGTGTTGGGAATTAGCCGATTTGATTGGCAGCAATCAGTGCTGCAAGGCTTATTTTGAACAGTATTTGCTTTCAGAATCCTCAAGACCTCTGACGTTAGGGTTGGATGAGAGCGATCGCCTGTTTGAATCGCCGGAAATTGCCGACGACTTCTTTGGGTTATTGCGCGCTTTGCATGAAGAAGCAAAACGGCGAGATATTTGGAAAAAATTTCGCTTGATTGTGGTGCATTCGACGGAAGTTTATATCCCGCTGGACGTGAATAAATCGCCGTTTAATGTGGGGTTGCCCATTGATTTGCCTGAGTTTAATTCCCAGCAAGTGCAAGACTTAGCAGCGCGACACGGATTGAATTGGAATGATGGCGAAGTTGTAGAATTGATGGGCTTAGTGGAAGGTCATCCCTATTTGGTACGGCTGGCAATTTATCACATTTCGCGTCAAGATGTGAGTTTAAATCAGTTGGTAAAATCGGCAGGAACTGAAGCGGCAATTTACAGCGACCATTTGCGCCGACATTTATGGAATTTAGAGAAATATTCCGAATTAATGGAGGCGATGAGAGAGGTTGTGAGTGTTTCCCAGCCAGTTAGATTGAGGTCAGAATGGGGGTTTAAGTTAAATAGTATGGGATTGGTTAAATTAGAGGGAAATAATTACATTCCGAGATGTCGATTATACGAGGAATATTTTCGCGATCGGCTAAATGGCAAATAA
- a CDS encoding NfeD family protein, producing the protein MYSILIWSLASTTNQPAFAFTPPLFWLLLGVVLSAMELLIIKTQPQKYRFYLLMMGASALIESFILWRGSVAFQFSWANIMYEDFDWQIFYWMGIALALSIWIRPIFIVRKKFVIPEATEATTISEIFPGETGMVIYEGASWKARNEDSQGAIAPRQKVYVLRREGNTLIVVPHRLIHING; encoded by the coding sequence GTGTATTCTATCCTAATTTGGTCGCTGGCCTCAACCACTAATCAACCAGCTTTCGCCTTCACCCCGCCCCTATTCTGGCTGCTGCTCGGAGTTGTGCTTAGTGCGATGGAGCTATTAATCATCAAAACTCAGCCCCAAAAATACAGATTTTACCTGCTAATGATGGGAGCTTCGGCTTTAATTGAATCCTTTATTTTGTGGAGAGGATCTGTAGCATTTCAGTTTAGTTGGGCGAACATAATGTATGAAGATTTTGACTGGCAGATTTTCTACTGGATGGGGATAGCCCTCGCGCTGAGCATCTGGATTCGACCAATTTTTATTGTTCGCAAAAAGTTTGTCATTCCCGAAGCAACGGAAGCGACAACAATCTCCGAAATTTTCCCCGGAGAAACCGGAATGGTGATTTATGAAGGAGCTTCGTGGAAAGCTCGCAATGAAGATTCCCAAGGGGCGATCGCACCCAGACAAAAAGTTTACGTTTTGCGCCGCGAAGGAAACACGCTGATTGTTGTACCTCACAGATTAATTCACATCAACGGCTAA
- a CDS encoding paraslipin: MYQYFLMVLFAITGVSLASSVKIVRQGDEALVEIFGKYDRKKLEPGLTFLIPFVETVAYKQTLREQILNLPPQPCMTRDRLAITVEFIVYWRIIDLEKASYKVQNLKEAMLNMLILSIRTHIATLSMEELYTARHEINNALVEELDTATDPWGVKFTRVELRDFAIGSKVVQPTSIDRKEVQKLRA, translated from the coding sequence ATGTATCAGTATTTTTTGATGGTGTTGTTTGCAATCACCGGAGTATCCTTAGCCAGCAGCGTAAAAATTGTCCGTCAAGGAGATGAGGCTTTAGTTGAAATTTTCGGAAAGTACGATCGCAAGAAACTCGAACCTGGTTTGACATTTCTGATTCCCTTTGTCGAAACAGTCGCCTATAAACAAACTCTGCGCGAGCAAATTTTAAACTTGCCACCGCAACCCTGCATGACGCGCGATCGCCTTGCCATCACCGTTGAATTTATTGTGTACTGGCGAATAATTGACTTAGAAAAAGCTTCCTACAAGGTGCAGAATCTCAAGGAAGCGATGTTAAATATGCTGATTCTTTCAATTCGGACTCACATTGCGACATTATCTATGGAGGAACTTTACACGGCTCGCCATGAAATCAATAATGCTTTAGTAGAGGAGTTGGATACAGCGACAGATCCTTGGGGTGTGAAGTTTACAAGAGTGGAATTGCGCGATTTTGCGATCGGCAGTAAAGTGGTTCAGCCAACATCCATTGACCGGAAAGAAGTACAAAAGCTGCGAGCTTAG
- a CDS encoding general secretion pathway protein GspH — MSQQNSKSASIEYNGCGWLVLLIVIGGFFSVAVPSFQVKLRNNKQWEPRDYISLINKRQQAYFAEKSVFSTSVKALGIRIIKTETENYKYSHHTTKKATFNYGVSKHKNLKSCVGGVFVIPATKGESNASKNKKTTTSILCGADSAGTIKPPEPTYQNGKIACATGTRELRPSYD; from the coding sequence ATGAGTCAACAAAATTCTAAATCAGCTAGCATTGAATATAATGGTTGTGGATGGTTAGTGCTTTTAATCGTGATTGGAGGATTTTTTTCGGTAGCTGTGCCATCCTTTCAGGTTAAGCTTAGGAACAACAAGCAATGGGAACCCAGAGATTATATTAGCTTAATCAACAAACGTCAGCAAGCCTATTTTGCCGAAAAAAGTGTTTTTAGCACTTCTGTTAAGGCTTTAGGAATTCGCATTATTAAAACCGAGACAGAAAATTACAAATATTCCCACCATACAACAAAAAAAGCAACATTTAATTATGGAGTCTCAAAGCATAAAAATCTTAAAAGCTGTGTCGGTGGAGTTTTTGTAATTCCTGCTACAAAAGGTGAGTCAAATGCTTCTAAAAACAAAAAAACGACCACATCTATATTGTGCGGAGCTGATTCTGCTGGTACAATTAAACCACCAGAACCAACTTATCAAAATGGTAAAATTGCTTGTGCTACAGGCACCAGAGAACTGAGACCAAGTTATGACTAG